The Rhododendron vialii isolate Sample 1 chromosome 3a, ASM3025357v1 nucleotide sequence aaaatgttgctagttttggttatctaaaacctaaaatttgattatttttaaggatgttgctaagtttgattataccattgtgagtcatcttttgcacaaacattgttaactttaaaaacaattaacatttgattatactactgtggatgacctaataagcaaagttacaagttttttagcaaataatcaaattccaccaattccataaccaaacttaacaactgttaccaataaccaaaactcaataatcaaacccaataaccaaattcaaaactaaaaaacttaaaaacaccccacattagaatcgtctcatcgagaagaataatttggtgtggtcgggtgcgtgactAGAACTCAtttgtaattggacataggtgcattgcatgttgtggggttttttttttatagggatgcaaaaataaccaatgtggaggtaaagtttgttaagtttgattatgaactaaatagataatcaaatgctgccgtagcacattttggttattgatttttattattcctgttgcggatgctcttacgTGGTGGCTTTAGGCACGAGCAAACTCTAGTTTATAATAtgttatgtaattttgaaaacactattttatagaactaattgagatctatcaaataagattcatattggatataaaattcattaccaatttgaaaatataactcatttttttatccTGTTAAAATTGAATGACGGACTATTAAATCTGGAACGAGGGAGTAGAGTCTTTTACAGGAagtcccaaatagtgaaaatggacaaacaaatcggaaaTAGTCAATTTTGAGAGTTCGTgacacttttcaattgattatatcgtaacttataatattttatgtaattatAAAAAGCACTATAAATTGAGTACGAAGGGACTAATCAAcatttattaaacaagattcatattaaggataaaaaaaaaagattcatattaaatataaaatttatttggtTAGAATATAAAGAGTGACCGGGTGAGTTCCAGAACTCaaaaaaagtctttattttttaagaaaataatttcaagctaaaaaataaggcttattgaaatttaaaaatatgcactatggatcttgtttaaaagatatcattgagatcttttatacgatgcaaaaaaaattaaaaaattattttttatttacattatttttgagtttgaaaatgtgaaataagctgcttacaATTGAGCACGGAAGGAGTAATTGTTTTTTGGGATGGTGCAGAACTAAACAGTACTTTGTATATAATGTGTAAAAGAGATCGACGAAGCTAGTCCAATTGTAATGGGTTTTTCTCTCCTTGTCCTTGCTCCTGTTTAAGGTTTCTCCAACATCCCAAGTCTTTTTGGGGCCcccatttgagagagagagagagattatggGTGACAACAAAGGAGAATCGACCACCAAAAAACATTTATCCTCTTCTTCTCCCAAAGACCCACTTGATCAGGAATCcaccgaaaccaaaccgccaccacaacaccaccgccaccactcccCCACCGCCGTCCCTCCTCCGTTCATCTCCACACCTCTCTACGTCCCAACTAGCAGCCCAAATTTCGACccacaacaacagcagcagttCGAACCTGCAGTGAACCCAAAGCGGCCCAGATACACCAGCGCCCAATGGAAACCCTtgccctctccctctccctcctcccaACAACCAAAACACCCCCAAATCACCACCCTAATTACCACCGAACCACCCCACACCACCGCGGCTTCCTCTTCCGAAACGGCGTCGTCTCCCTCCCACTCGCCTTCCCCTTCCTCGAGCAAGCCGGAAGCAACCGGAGACCACCAGCTCCAGCACCAGCTGAGAAAAGGAAAGTACGTCAGCCCGGTCTGGAAGCCCAACGAGATGTTGTGGCTTGCCAGGGCCTGGAAGGCCCAATACCAAGGTGGTGACGCGGAGGGGGCAGCCCAGCTTTCTGGCGGTGATGCGGCGGCTGGACCGCAGCCGTCGAGGGGGAAGACTAGGGCGGAGAAGGATAGGGAAGTGGCGGAGTTTTTGAACCGGCACGGGGTTAGCAGGGACGCGAAGACGGCGGGTACCAAGTGGGATAACATGCTGGGGGAGTTTAGGAAGGTGTTTGAGTGggagaggggaggagagagagagcaagttGGGAAGAGCTACTTTAGGCTGTCGCCTTACGAGAGGAAGCTGCACAGGCTACCTGCTTCATTTGACGAGGAGGTTTTCGAGGAGTTGTCGCCGTTTATGGGGTCCAAGATGAGGACTCCGCAGGGCAGAGGTGTTTTGATTTCCGCCAGCGGCAGCGGTGATAGTAGGTCGCCACATGCTGCGGCGGCGATGGGTGCTAAGGCTCTCCTTCCGCCGCCTCCTTTTAGAGAGGAAGATGTGTCTCTATCGGGTAATAGTACCGTTCATTGTTTGTACTTGGGAATATATAACTGCATAGTTCATTATTTGATCTTCAAGAATTAATTCTGACAACAATAATGTTTGTTGCTCTATTTGTTATTATACAACACATTTATTGATGGCAAcattcttttattaaaatataaacTCGTAAACGCAATAGTGTATACAAGTGCATATTGCAACAATTTTACTTAGATTTAGGGTTTGAAAGCCAAGAAAAGAATAAGGTACTGCTAggttgactctctctctctctctctctctcagttaaTTGATGTTGTTACATGTAGCAGGGAGGACCAAACAAATTATATTACCGAGTGGAGGAGATGCCTATTTCCACGGGAGCAGAGGGAGTTTACCAGGGTTCGAGTCGCCACTCGACGTCTCGGCGGCGCCGTCCGCATCGACATCATCGAAAGAAATCCGTCGAATCGGGAAAGTGAGAATGATATGGGAGGAATCAGTGAGCATATGGGGGGAAGAAGGAGACCACCACAGGGGTAGAGTGAAGGTTAGCGGCTCGAATTTCCTGGAGGCGGACGAGCTGACGTTCTTGGACGACTCCACGGTTGCTTGTACCATGGAGGCGTTCGAAGATGGGGCCCTCAGGGGGTTCTCTGTCGACAGATTCGTCTCCGGACAGCAAATCAAAGTGTTTGGCAGGAGAAAATCTTCTTCATCGActcctgctgctgctgctgctatcCCTCCTGGTACTTGATTTTTCGTAGTTATCAGTCATGTTCTCAAGGAGTACTTGCTTGGAACTTTACTTATGCTTGACTGTTTTTCCCTGTGTTTCTCCTAGGTTTTAATGAAAGAGGTCAACTTCCATATACAGAGCCCTCCATTAGATGTAAGGAAGCCTTCATCattctttatctttttcttgtttatttttttctaatcagTACCACAAGAAATTTCCTGCTCGAATCACATCTGGGAAAATAAATCTTATTGCTAAGAAAGTAGGTATTATCTCGACTTGTTTAGAGTCTTTTCATCCCTGTAAATCACATGTCAATGAATAATGTAGGGTTGTGAGTCTTGTGACATATACATATGCTGCAATTATTGGCTATTGTCTTGAGATATGGTCGAGGCTATTTTATGTATTCGGCCCTATTCCGCATTCCGCTGTGAgaagtaagtatttattttttgaattaagagTGATGTACTTTCGTAAAACAGgtaataaatacttaaaaattaaGAAACCCTAGCAAAACGGGGCCGGGTGCATTGCCCATGGGCTTAGGGTTAAGGACTCCACGGTCATGCTACGCATCTCGTAAGGGGGATACAGTTAGAGGCCGGGCACTCTATTGGCATCACATTGTGCGTGCATTACCTTATGTGGGTCATATAATGTTTGCATTATTTGatcttcatatatatatatatatatatatatatatatatatatatacagattcAATCAGGTAAGTGCGCCCTTATCTTGTTAAGGTAAgtacctcccattttccgatcgaatttcgatgatcttagccgctcaatgtgtttagaacgtgattttaagggtactcgcaagaaatcggcaaaaaaaatgaccgggaagggctttatccgagcagtttttgtttattttttatcgaacggttcaaataaaaactgtttgaatgaagcccttcctaatatttttttttgctgatttctcgcgggtacccttaaaatcatgttctgaacacattgagcggctcggattatcgaaattcgatcgggaaaagggagaaaaagggaagccCTTACCTTAATTAGGTAAGGGCGTCCTTACCtgaaggggactctatatatatatatatatttatattggCTCGACACGAGATATCTGAATGCAAAATATTCTTCTCCATGGCAGACGCCACATTTGATACCTAAATGCCCTAACCAAATGTGATCATGCATCGTGGAGCCCCCTCTAAGAAGTTAAATTACAAATAGAACATTTGTGCTAAAATATTCATGGAAAGTGTTGACCCTCATATTTTTATCAGATGAGTAAAGCAATACTACTATAATTCAGCAtatcatgcatatatatatatatatatataattttaattGGGCATGAGATTTAGAATTAAATTTATTATTATAATTCTAACATGTTTTTGGTATTCGCGCAGCGATTCCTCCATGGGAGTTTCAAGACCCAACCGAGTACTACCTGGGGTGCCTGCGACTTCCACCACCAACACTCCCAACCCTACTCGAACTCTCATGGCACTTGCAAGAACCACCACCGGAGGAGCTTCGTTTCCCGCTAAGAAAAGACGTGTACAGAGACTTGCCACAGGGTAGAGAACTGTTCTTCACCGCCACTTCCGAGCAACTTGATTGTAGAGCTGCCACATTCGATTTGTTAAGCCCGATTATCAAAACGAACCCTAGCATGACTGCCTCAAGTAGGGACTCGTTTATCGGCCTTTGGGACGATTGCATCAATAGGATCGTGGCCAGATTCTGTTCCAATATCGATATGGTTCGGAAACCCCCTAGTTCGTCCTTGGCAGAAACACTTAAAGATCAATGGCCGAACGTGACCGGTTTTCTGAGATGCTTTTGTTTGTGGAGAGGGGAAGAGAGTGATCAATTGAGGGAGGGTCACGTGGATCCTTCTTCTTCAATTGTTCAAAAGCTTTTTTGGAGCTACGCCGACTTACCTTACGTACTGGGGTATTATGCTGTTGGCTATATTGTTACGTTTTGTGCGCTGAGTCGATCACAGGACCGAATCATCCGAACCGATCTGTGCACGCTTGACTTGTCGACTCCGGCTGAGAGGATGAAAGCCCTAGTTCCATGTTGGAGGATTGCAGGTTAGCTGAAAGTGATTAATCTAATAGTTTTTGTTACTCGAATGATGTCACAGCGATTTTCCTATCCTATGATTCAAAAAAATACCTACTGGTCTTCCGGTTCCACATTTTGAGAAATCACATCATTCTCTATATATGTCTCATTGTACGAAATTTTTTGGATATATCTAACCTCACACATCAACTAAATTGCTGTTGCGACGCATAAAATAATGTGCTTAGTGTCACCTAAGATTAAGAACATCTGTATGGAAGagcccttttctctctctctctctctctctctctctctcaaaaatttCTTATCCACCTCTCTAGTAAAGTTTCAGGCGGCTAGGGTTTTTGCCGACCTCCCCCGGGCTCCCTTTCTTCCCCTCTCctctttgctctctctctccgtggctctccccctttttctttttacttttcccTACCCCAGCCTTTACTGTCTTTCTTCTCCGTTGTTTTTGAACTCCATTGTTCTCGTCCTCTCCCCCTAACTTTGATGAACCTAACTTTGATGAACCCGTTGTCAagttttttcttaataaattgttactttcgtcgaaaaaaaaaatagaatgtgTATGGAATAAATCTCTGTCCTGCAATTTAGCGACACTAACTACAGGACACAGAAACATGTACAATGCCACAAAGATGTTACACATGACCTGCTTTTTTTAAATGTATGCGAATTTTTCAGAAACTTATTTGTCAAGGTAGTTAATGGGGTTTTATTTAAAAGTTGACTAcgaattgttgaatttttttttcttctaaaatttatatttacaaaCTGTAACGATTTTCGTTTTTGTACAACGTTGCTTCTGTTGCAGGTTTGTTGCCATTGCTAGCAGACCGGTGCTTCAACTTCATCAACAACGGTAACCCCCACAAACCACTCCTCTACACCGACTTCGAGAGAATCGATCTAGGTAACGGAAACATCACCGAGACGACGCCTACCACCGTCATACGCTACTTCCCAAGCAAGAGAAAATGGGCCGCCGTCAAAGAGATCTACGACTTCCTCGACCGTGTCCCGCACGCCGAGCACATCCTCCGGTCGTCCGAGAAAGACCTAGCCCTGGTGTTCAAACCCAGAGGCTGCAAATTCAAGCCGACAAACTGCGACCAGCTAGTGGACGCTCTCAAGCACGTGACCGAAGCCCTAGTCGCGCTCCACGACTTATCGTTCATGCACAGGGACTTGGGTTGGGACAAGGTGATGAGGGGCGTGGAGAGGGACGGGGATCCGTGGTTCGTGGTCGGGTTCGACGAGGCAGTGGGCGCGCCGCAGATATACCCACACGCGGCGGCGAGCGGGCGGCATGCGCCGGAGATGGGGCGGGGCCTGCACGGGGTGAAGGTGGACGTGTGGGGGGTGGGCCAGTTGGTTAAGAGCTGTGGGTTGGTGGGCGTGCCCAAGTTGCTTAGGGAGTTGCAAAACAGGTGCCTGGACCATAACCCGGAGCAGCGGCCCACGGCGGCTGAATGCTATCACCACCTGATGCAGTTGCAGTCTTCGCTGCAGTCAGCAGCAGCATCTGGCGCTGCCGGTggtagtggcggtggtggttaTTGATGTGTGActgatggggagagagagagagagagagatcactaAGCCTAACTGAATGAGTCAGATTTGTGTTCCACTGAGCTAGGGCTATAGGTAGGTTACTTTGACTATTGATTACTTATTAAATTGGTTTAACAACCGAATTAATTGCATTTTGAAGGTAGACATTGGATGGTAGGTATGCTAATTGGTGGATTAGAGAATTTTAATGTGGAGTAATGTATCTGGATTAACCTGTGAAATGGGATATTTGACTAAACTGTCCAgctgtattttttatttttctttctgaatTGTAATGCAGCAGAAATTTTAGAGATGAGATTAGCGCTAGAGCTGAGGTTAAAGAATGAGCTAATTGATGGAAAATTGTACTACCTccattcaaaatttatttttcataattacCTTTCAAACGTAAATTCAACCCCCATGCAATTTAAGTCTAACCAAACTTTTTATGGAGTAAAACTAGAAGATTGCTTTGTTTTGGTTACTATTTTTGGAAACGAATAGAGCAATTTTTGACGGGAATATGAGCAAATAAAAGGAAACGGAGGAAGTAGCTTCGTCAAATAAAGGGTAGGAAAATTGAGCAACAATAGGGGTGTGAATGTATGGATATAGATTCAGATGTCGATGTGACTGAAATTATGAGATTCACGCGGGTTTTTTTCATATAATTGAATATTGCTTTTGCCAAAGAGAGAAGTTTttaaaatatatgtatatgctTTTTGCAAATACATAGAGAGATGGAAACTCAAACAGTTAGATGTTTGAATATGTGACTAGAGAAAATATGTAGTGCTCCTATCTCAAGCTTGTGGTCAAagatatacaaaaaataaggaaagtgATTTTTACAACGACAATGTTACTtatacaataattcaaacacaataactTATATAACCTCTCACATACACGTGGGCTTCACAcacaaaagtgattttttaCAATGACAATGCTACTCATACAACAATCCAAAGACAACAATTCACACAACCTCTCAGAGCCCAtgtgtatgtgagaggttgtattTGGATTATTGTATgagtagtatttttatttttacaatccTCTTTACAATTCACGATAATATTGTTAAATATTTAACTTTGGCATCGGGTCAGTCAACCCTCATCCAACCCACTGGTGTCGCTTCTGTCTATATGTGTTGAGCGCGCGCAATACTCCCCGATAAATGTGTGAAGTAGTCTATCtttatatttattttgtaatgtttaaaaaaaagaagccacaAGGAGTTTTATTATGGAATctatcgattttttttttttttgttgagaagtTGGGATGTTTTTCAAGATTTTAGTTTTGCTGAACATGCATATCATATTGATGTGTAGTATTATTGAGGACTTTCATCAAAATTGCTTTCGAGAAAATGAAAACAGTTTTCTATCATTATGTATTATTGTAAAGTTAAATTATCCGTGACCTTCTAATTTATAACAcaaaattcatttatttatttatatatatacctatCGATGTCAGATTAATTAAGCTAATTTTGGATGGAAATACATCTTCGTCagttctacaagatgaacggtccGTATTGTTGCAACAAAAGCACGGTAAAACCCGCAGGGCACAAGGAATGGTGTGGTAAAAATCGTGGGGTTTCCACTTAAGGTGGAATTAAAGAATTTAAACTCATCTCAAAAACTCTCATTCTTTTTACTGGGTTAATCTCACCCTTTAAAAGCCTTTTTGGTATACTATTCTTTTACGGTTTTATGGCATTATTTCAAGTTTTCAGATCAGGAACCAAATCTGGAGAACCATTTGATAATGTAATTAAATACTAATAGCTAGCATTTAATTTGGCAGGAGGGTGCACGTTGCAGCTGTTGCTACACGAATCAATCAGTATTTCGCAATTGATCATGACCACCTACGTACAAAAGTTTGTCCTGGGACTTGTCCCCTGTCTACATTTTCAGCGCTAATTAAATTCAACCACTTGCTTTTACAAAACGTGTCTGCTGTCACGAGTAATAACGTCGTATGTGGAGCAAAGCTGCCCGTGCATAATGGTGAAAAACTAGCTAGCTAGGATTGCTACTCTTCATCCTAGTGGCTGTTGGGGGTGATTATACATTTAAAACCAGTAATGAAGGGAAAACTACTTTTGTTGTTGAAACGGCGGACGGGGTGTTTGGGTCAGCATGAACGTACCTCGattactttcttttttagtCCTAGTAAAGAAAAAAGTACTGATGCTCCGAGCCACTAACTTAGGTCGCGTCACACAATTTTCAAGTAGAATTTTTTGCGCCCGCTCTGAATCGCCATTGTACGTTCTTATTCTCAATATTTGGTCTCACAATTTTcgatactccctccatcccacaATGTTGGTTCCTCTAGGgatttcaactttttaaggaaacaaacttaaaagagaaatttatataaataatccTTCTagtttcattcgaatctcattttcgtcctccaagtatttATTACAATTCTTTTgactttcaaatttgattttcgtACTAAAttgatccaattgataactcCTGTCAGCCAAATtagatgaaaaaaatcaaattgatggcAATATGGGGGTTGCAGTTCGTagcaagttggtccaattgacgATGTCTGCcgtcaatttgattttttccgt carries:
- the LOC131319078 gene encoding uncharacterized protein LOC131319078, with translation MGDNKGESTTKKHLSSSSPKDPLDQESTETKPPPQHHRHHSPTAVPPPFISTPLYVPTSSPNFDPQQQQQFEPAVNPKRPRYTSAQWKPLPSPSPSSQQPKHPQITTLITTEPPHTTAASSSETASSPSHSPSPSSSKPEATGDHQLQHQLRKGKYVSPVWKPNEMLWLARAWKAQYQGGDAEGAAQLSGGDAAAGPQPSRGKTRAEKDREVAEFLNRHGVSRDAKTAGTKWDNMLGEFRKVFEWERGGEREQVGKSYFRLSPYERKLHRLPASFDEEVFEELSPFMGSKMRTPQGRGVLISASGSGDSRSPHAAAAMGAKALLPPPPFREEDVSLSGRTKQIILPSGGDAYFHGSRGSLPGFESPLDVSAAPSASTSSKEIRRIGKVRMIWEESVSIWGEEGDHHRGRVKVSGSNFLEADELTFLDDSTVACTMEAFEDGALRGFSVDRFVSGQQIKVFGRRKSSSSTPAAAAAIPPGFNERGQLPYTEPSIRSIPPWEFQDPTEYYLGCLRLPPPTLPTLLELSWHLQEPPPEELRFPLRKDVYRDLPQGRELFFTATSEQLDCRAATFDLLSPIIKTNPSMTASSRDSFIGLWDDCINRIVARFCSNIDMVRKPPSSSLAETLKDQWPNVTGFLRCFCLWRGEESDQLREGHVDPSSSIVQKLFWSYADLPYVLGYYAVGYIVTFCALSRSQDRIIRTDLCTLDLSTPAERMKALVPCWRIAGLLPLLADRCFNFINNGNPHKPLLYTDFERIDLGNGNITETTPTTVIRYFPSKRKWAAVKEIYDFLDRVPHAEHILRSSEKDLALVFKPRGCKFKPTNCDQLVDALKHVTEALVALHDLSFMHRDLGWDKVMRGVERDGDPWFVVGFDEAVGAPQIYPHAAASGRHAPEMGRGLHGVKVDVWGVGQLVKSCGLVGVPKLLRELQNRCLDHNPEQRPTAAECYHHLMQLQSSLQSAAASGAAGGSGGGGY